GATTGTCAAATGTATTCATATGTTCTCAGAAGCTACTGCTGTCCATCACGAATTCATGGAGTTATGTCAGCTAGTATTCATGCTTATTATAATGTGTGAGTGAATGGGAATAGTGCATGTGTCACAAATGTGATTTATATGGAAAGTTATTTACTATGTAAATGTCTATAGTGTTCCTTTCAGCAATGAGTTGACTGTAATATTAATGAAATTTATAAAGCCAGTCTAAAATGAAATTTTTTTGGCCTCTTTTTTCAGGACATGGAACTAAAGGCGTGTTCGAGCTCCTGGCTGGCTGGAGAAGAACGCGGGAAAACTTGCCCTTCAAGGAACGAGTGGCAGATGCCTTTGCTGACGTGATGGTGTGCTACACCATGACCAGCTCACTGTACATCATCACTTTTGGCATGGGTGCCAGTCCTTTCACCAACATAGAGTCAGTGAAGGTGTTCTGCCAGAGCATGTGCGTAGCCATCCTGGTGAATTACTTCTACGTCTTCTCCTTCTACGGCTCCTGTCTGGTGTTTGCCGGCCAGTTGGAGCAGAACCGATATCACAGCGTGTTCTGCTGCAAGATCCCCTCCGTAGAGTATCTTGACCGCCAGCCCACGTGGTTCAAGACTATGATGAGCGACGGCCACGATCTCTCCACACACCACGACAGCGTGCCCTATCAGAACCACTTCATTCAGCACTTCCTGAGGGAGCACTACACTGAGTGGATTACCAACACATACGTCAAGCCCTTTGTAGTAATCCTCTACTTGATTTACGCCTCTTTTTCTTTTATGGGATGTTTACAAATCAGCGATGGCTACAATATAGTAAACCTATTAGCCAGCAATTCACCCAGTGTGTCATTTGCCCTGACCCAGCAGAAACTGTTCAGCAACTACAGCCCTGTGATAGGCTTCTACATTTACGAACCCATTGAATACTGGAACTCTACAGTGCAGGAGCACCTCAAGACTCTCGGCCAGGGTTTCAATAAGATCTCGTGGATTGATAACTACTTCAACTATCTAAAAGTTGCCAATGTCAGTGCATCAACCAAAAGTGATTTTATAAACATTCTCAAGAATTCCTTCCTGAAGAGCCCGGAGTATCAGCACTTCACGGAGGACATCATTTTCTCGAAGAACGGGGACGAGTACGACATCATCGCATCTAGGATGTACCTGGTAGCTAGAACCACAGAGAAGACCAGGGAGGAGGTGGTGGAACTGCTGGAGAGACTCAGACCACTCTCCCTCATTAACAGCATCAAGTTCATCGTCTTCAACCCTACCTTTGTGTTCATGGACCGCTACAGTTCCTCGGTCGTTTCGCCAATCCTCACATCGGGTTTCAGCGTCCTGACCGTCCTCATCCTGACTTTCTTCCTCGTCATCAACCCCCTGGGGAACTTCTGGTTGATCCTGACCGTCACTTCTGTGGAACTGGGCGTCTTAGGCCTCATGACGCTCTGGAATGTAGACATGGACAGCATCTCTATTCTGTGCCTTATTTATACTCTCAACTTTGCCATGGATCACTGTGCCCCTCACCTTTTCACATTTGTACTGGCCACTGAGCACACGAGGACTCAGTGCATCAAGATCTCGCTCGAGGAGCACGGGGCGGCAATCTTGCAGAACACTTCGTGCTTTGTCATTGGGATAATGCCCCTGCTTTTTGTGCCTTCCAACCTGACCTACACACTGTTCAAGTGCTCGCTCCTCACCACTGGCTGCACAGTGTTGCACTGTTTCGTCATCCTCCCGGTGTTTTTGACTTTCTTCCCCCCCTCCAAAAAGAGGCACAAGAAAAAGAAACGGGCAAAgaggaaagagcgagagagggagcggGAAAGGGAGAGGGAGGAGATCGAGTGCATCGAGGTCAGGGAGAACCCTGACCACGTGACCAGCGTCTGAGGCAGAGGTGTGTCTTGGCGTGTGGTTTAAACAGGGAGAGCATGTCCTGTCCGGTGGGGAGCGATGTCACGTAGCACTTCACAGGTCCAGGAGGGTCAGAGTAGAGCCGCCCTCTCGAGCGGGATGACCTTCAACAGCTCCAGCAATCAGCAGCCTTGATGTCTAGAATAGAACGTATTTTTAACGTGCACCCTTCATTCAGAACAGTGTATAGCATCTGCAGCTGCCGGCCCCTGTTGCCTGTTCACCCGAGAAGCTGCCAAACCCTTTTGGGTAAGAATTCAACTGGAAATATTCACCTTATTTTACACAACAGTAAGGACAGGGATCTTTTCTACCTTGTGGGAAAAAAACTGGTGCAGATCTATTGAAACTCACATTGAATCCATCTTCTAAAAAAGAGGACCTTTGCTTGTAGAtactatttaaatttaaaacatcgACGCAAAACATCTGTATGTCAGAAAAACCTACACCAGAACATCCTTACTAAGAAGTCTGGTGAAGGGGGTGCATCAGGGGGTGCTTTTGAGGCTTAACTGACATCTAGTACCAGATGCCTCTGTTTTACCTTCATAACAAAGTTTCCCTTCCACAAAACAGTAAGAGCAGACATATGGATGTCTGCGTGGATGTTTTAAATTTCATACCATCAACCATATATGCAGCTGCTCCCCTTTGGAAGGTGGTggatgtaaattaaataatgccCCACAACACTCTGATCTTTCTGTGTTGTGCTGAAGAGCTAGTTAGCTATGCTTCAAATAGCCTTTCTTAATGTTAAATAGATTATTGGAatgttaggttagcatagctagctacttaacgATCACTttagcagtagctacttcagattGCATTTACTTTGAATGTGTTATGACCATGCaactttaaaattaaaactgGCCGTGGTGAAATAAGGTGAATATCAAATGCTCCAGGAAGCCTGTACTGTTTCAGAATTGTCAACTGTAGCATGAAGCAGacttttttcttatatattttgttttgcttttttttcaagAAAATTCCCTTAGATGTAATATTTAGGGtgtagcttatttttttttattctggatgCATATAGATGGATATTTTTGATTAGTTTGAAAGCCCATGTTTGTGAATGATAAATTACAGACTACTATTCATTGACAACGTATACAGATGTAAAGGTCAGTAATTATGGTTGTTAAATCTGAGCAAACGTTTTATAAATGTAGCATGAGTTCATCAAATAGCAGAGCTCGGCAAAGCAGATGTTATACACTGTTCAATCTGGACAACTGAATAGGAGGAGATTTCAGTGCATTTCAGTGGAACAAGATGTGTTGTTTCTTCTGTTCTGAAAATATGTCTGTTTCCATACCATAAGGTACACTTTTTCTACTACATTGTACTACATGAAACATAAAGCATGTGCTAGCATAACTAGCAGTGTTAAATCATGGGTAATCTCAATGTATCTGTCCTAAATAGTTAGCAGTTCTGCTAAACCCTCTGTGGTTTGAAATATGGCAGCACACGACAGAGCCATGGATGAATCTTCCTGGTAACATAACTGACAAGTGGCATTGAAAGTGCTTGAGGTGTCAAGGCAAGCTGAATTCAAGTATGTAAATGGAACAAAAGACCAACAGATGAATGAATTACAGTGAATTGAATTAGAATATgccaaattaataataattacagttagCAGCAAACCTTGATATGCATTATCAACTGTTTATTAAGCTGTCTGATTTCATTTCCATCAAGTCTAGGAATAGAATAGAATGATACAAAAAACTGTCAGTGTGAAATCAAAGTAATTATATTCATATACGTATCACATCAGAAATGCCAGGCTAAATTTGTTGCATTTGCTATAAGGCACACTCATTTTATCATTGCCCTttacttttaaaagaaaatgtcattttttagcCAGTGTGTTCCCTGTTTCATGACCTAAGATCACTCTAGCAGTTAGTTTTAAATGAAAGAATTGTGAAATAGCATATATCTGGGGAGACTGATTAGAATTTTAAGGTGGAGACCATGGTTAAATCATAAGAATATGTGGATAATGTTGCGCAGTGTGCAGTGCTAGCTTTGAGCAATTAgctattagataaaaaaaaaaacttctccttTTTAACATCAGCCTTGCATTATTGATTGTATCCACTGTTTACATCTTGTTTCTATTTTGTTTGTAAAAATGTGCACATTTGATTAGAAGGACATTGCCAGTGTTGCACTCACTTGGCCTTACTGATCCAGTCAAGGCACTGGATGTATTGTAGAGTCATTCCAAAGGCAGGTGGCCTCTCTACGCGTAGGAGAGCCATGTCGGTCAGAGTTTACGAGGCTGGTGGAGTTGCTTGGACCAAAAGGTTGCTACAGAGCTTGAATAAACACAAGTAGAATGAGAAATAAGTGGCTTGGAAATAGACCACATAGCCAATCTTTCAGTGGTGGCTTGTTGATGACAGAGGACATGTAGGCTTCTCAGCCTGTCAAAGCAAATCTCATTATGGTCTGTTTGTTTAAGGAGCTAGCATAACGCCATGCTGTGGTTAGATATTCAGTGATATGAAGGCCGTTTGAACAGGACTGAGGCGTTCTGAGCCTGGTGTAAATGTCCATCACGTTCATCTAACCAGTGGTTAGAGACAATATGAGATGCAACGTATTTAAAAACTCAGCAAGCAAACAGAGACCTCATAACTAGTACTCAGACATCTGTCACTGAAAAGGAGCTAGGTTGGTGTAATTGATGTCTGCCGCTGATGGCATCACCATATCTTGTGAGCCATATGATATTCGTGTAGGACAAGGGCATGAAAACTAAATAGGCTatatgaagaaaataaatgcatACTAAAATCATATACTTCCCAAAAAGACTGTCTACCGCAtgtaatgtatgtatgcatgtgttcAGTAAGtgtgcatttttgttttgttttacattatGAGAAATGTTGCAACAGTATgttcttaatttgtttttaatgcatAATTGGTATCATTTTGTCAGTTACTTGAAGAGCTATTTGTGTTTTGCGTTGTGCTAACaaccagaaaaagaaaaaaatatgaactGTAAAATAACTGTATAggattttatagttttttaaagaaatgaaaaGTGAACGATTTTTTTAAGCTGAGATACTTATTATAAAAATGcaataaagtacaaaaataaagaaatgttaaGCCGAGTAGGCCAGTAATAAATTATGGAATGTCAACTGCATACTCAACAGATCAGTTCTTTCCACACaaagaatgttaaatgttaaatagatCAGTAGTGTTTGGTATGTAAACCACTTGGCTTAATTTCAGTCATTTTCCTAAAATTGTCATAGCTTAGAGGACTTATTCCTCTGACACTGAGTAGCAATTATATTTCATTTCTGAACAACTAAATCCTCAAGGCAACTTACAATTTAGAAATAGAAAGATAAGTACAAATGGTTCACGATAGGAGTTAGTGCTGTGTAGTAAATCTCTCTGTAAAGTAAAATGCCAAATGTTTTCAGTtcaggaaaacacattttatgaaacTCAGATGAACTGATATTATAAATTATTAGAAGGCATTAAGACTTACTCCTTGTAggcttttattatattatattttaggaGATTATGCTTCACACAGCATGATCTGAATATACCAATCTGTCACAATTCAATCACAAATCACCTGGTTTAAAGACCAGATAAAACACGTCTCAAACCAGAGCCATTTAAAATATGCTCTCTATATCCTtctatcatatcatatatcattaaatagaaacaacacttaaaatatGTACCTAAACGCCGACATATAAGATTTATAATATCACAGAACACTACCTTAACATTTATATGTTATATTTGCACAGTTAGTTCACTCGTCAGTGCTTTACACAGATCAGGGGATGAGCTTTTGATCAGTTGCAGTGTGTTTCCGTATCTGTAGCACTGGAACATTATCTCAGCATAAGTTATATTCTTACAGTTACTAATAAATGGGTACATTTTTGCAGTAATAAGGTCAGTTTTCACATACAGTTAGGCACATAAATATTTAGATAGTGACACAGTCTTCATGATTCGGGCTCTCCATGCCGCAaaactggatttaaaatgaaaaaaataagatgcaaAATACTTTCAAGGGGCTGAACAAAAATATGCTATGAAGTATTTAGGATTTACAACCCTTTTTCGACAAAGCTAATACTTTGTTGAGAATTCTTTGCAGGCAATGACTGCCTAAAGTCTGGAAAACCTATGAAAATGACTAAACATCGGGTTACATCCTTGCCATGCACACACTTGCGGAATGTGGACATCCAAGACTTTTTTGAGTTCCTGAGTTCACCACTGCACTCTTTTTCCCCAGAATGTACCACACTTTTGATTTGGCCACTCCTAACTTTTCTGCTATCTCTCTGATTGTTGTTGGTTCACAGCTGAAATCACCTCCAgaccttttacctgcttaactgCTGATGGATTAGTGAATGAAAAGACCATGGACTCCATAAAATAGTTTTTGAGATCATTTGTGCAATTACTACTGTAGTATAGTACTACTGTAGTGTACTATTCGTAGAAAAATAGTTGTAAATCTTAAGCACTTCATAGTATATTTTTTGTTCAACTGCTTGAATTAAACATAAAggtctacacttttttttttttttttaatctagtgtggtggcatgcagagcccataTCATGAAGATTGTATCACTGTCTAAATACTTATAGACATGGTTAATGACTGTAAATTAATCAGAGTATACCTCAGTTAATGATTATGAGAACTGCCATTGTCCATTTTGTTCTGTAGTTGATAAAAGAAAACTTctaataaaatactaataaactaaaaaaatcatTCTAATAAAATCACCACCATGTCTGACTGTAGCCGATATATTTCCAATAATGTTGTAAGTGTTTCTGTATTAAACAGGTTTATGGTAACTTGATTCAACTTGACTCAGACCTGGTGTTTCAAACATGCAAGATCAGGTATGATATTCAGGAACCTGATAAAACAGCTAGTATTAAACAACCATTTACTTGCTTACTTGCTGTTGCTGCACATTTTAACAGACCCATCTACCTTGTCTATCAGTAAAAAGGGCCACCGTAGACCCAGTTTGGGTTGATCAATGGTACCAGTGGTAGTTAATGTGTGCTGTTGctttttgtgatgcattttctgTTTTAAAGTGGGAAGAATTTAAGTAAGTATACTTGGACAGCGTTCAGTATTCAGTATGTGTTGTATAGTGTGGGTGTGTAGCATTTGGGTGGAAAAAAGGAAGCTGTTGACAGACAAAACAGTCTTGCATGAATGTGATTGCCAAACTACGATCACAAACTGTCCACCAGTGACAGATGACTGACACAAACTGTACTGGGAAAATTATGAACTATACTTTTATAACTGCACACCTGCAACATGTACTTACAAGTCAAAGTGTGTCCAAATTGTGTAGACCAGGGCTCGGCAGTTAGGTTTGGCCGtgagccagatattttccaagccattacgtggcgggtcacaaaaaaaaattgttttggagataaagtataatgggatggagtgctacagactagcagctctccagcctagagggttgttaaacccaactgcagaacagatgatctcaaagcagataaacccaagaagaaaagaaaaaaaaaataataaacacaccactccgaTACAcaaccgctgccccggctagtgaattgggacacagccgggaagaAACGCCTATTGCTGCCCCATGGTGTGGACAATATGTAAACAGCAACACAGCTTAAAACATTCATACCAGCATAACACAACCATGTCTGTCACTGCTGCACTTAAATTATCTAATGATTGGTTGTTCTATGAAGGTCCCTTTTCCCATTGATGGGTGGGGTAGAGGGTGACGAACAAATTGTGCAGCGACACAAAGAGTTGATTAGTGTTTGTAAATCCATAAGTTGCACCTCTACAGTtggtatataaaataataatctacATTGAAATACACTTTGAGTATAGGTGAGGCAAAcagaatttgtttatttattttctgtaacttaataataatatataataacagaATACAGTAAAAGTGGCAAATTTATATTTAACTCTTAAATAGCTTCAGCTACATTTCAGAATTTGTGATTAGTTGTGccatattaaatacattatacagtacatttaaatctAAAGTATGTTAATTGTTTtggtaataatatttttaaacaggACAAAAGGcctgtctctttttttcccagcattatAGGAGGATGTATTATAACATAGCAAATATGAATCAACACTGTAGTGTTAAACCAACATGCTAAGTGGTATGTTTTAAAACCCACAATGTTAGCACTTACTttattgatttaacactggcacatGTGCTGTGTACATGATGTGAAACATATGTTTTACACTCTTTACACAgtctcacaataaaaaaaatgcttattcATCGGCTATGTAgtgaaaataataatagttttaaaaagccATGGCAACTTAAAAGAACCCTTTAGTTGTTTAACTGGTTGTTTGTCTGGATTAAGGGTCAAAGTGTCAAAATATGAAAAATCTCTTGTAGAAGCTTTTTGAAGTATAATGGTTGAAATGATAAAAACGGTTCTATATCGCAAactattatagaataaaacagtcaAATAATTCTTTCCCAGGATCTTATACATATTGTTTTATGAAAATGACATTATTTTCCAGATGCTAATTTTCCTTGTTTAAAACCTATAGTTTAGAATATATGTGTGCAACCAACTGGGGTGGTAAAGACGGACCTGAATTGTGGTAATAAAACTCCATCGTCTATGAAAATAAAGAGCTTTTCAACTTTTACTTTGTAGCTTAAAATGAATTCAATTAAATTATGACATGTGCCCAGCAGCCATGACTGGTGCTACCTGATCTAGGGAGAATTGGCTATTAGTAAATTTACATTTCAGTTACAACTAGTTGTGTGTAATGTctaacatatataataatataataacatttgGAGAACTACAGCCAAGGGATTTCAATGCAATATGttattgtattttgtttgttcgtttgtttgattgtttgttctCAAGGAACCTTATTGTCAGAGATTCATCTAAAGAAACACAtggatataaatatgtataaatctgtacaaacacacacacacaccagcacatatTTCCATAATCAGGTCATCCACACTACTGAGCAATAATGTGACACAGCTACATACTGTGCTTCTTTTCTACATGCTACTTCACAGCTAGAAAGTGTTGAGCAAGGTGGCAAATCACTGCATGTAACAACTGCACGTTTCTTCTTCTTTCACAATCTGAATGGCATCACAGGTTTTGGTTTAGAGCGTTATACTCAGTTCTGAATAGTCTGATCAGCTCTTTATTTGATACTTCTCAGAATAGTCCAATTAGAAATAACACGTACCATTACgttatgtattttttaagttgtggcagtgtgtgtgtgtgtatacacgtgTTTTGTTCTGCTACTGAACATTAGCACACATACTCACTCTAAAAGCCTTTGAAATACAGAACCGATTCTAATGAAATGCTTATGACGTTTTTGCTGCTCAAGATAAACCTTAAAACAGAGATACCAAGATTTCAGCATCagaaaagtgcttctgtttatacTGATCAGTAGAAaagctgtgtttgttttgtgtacACATAAGTGCTTATGAAATATCAGTGATTCATTATGAGTACATTGTGAACTTCAGTGTCTGTTTTGaacaaaaactcttaaaaaatgaACGTATCAAAGCAGCATCCTTAGAAATGAACAAAATGGCCGAACACCTTATTTAAGATTAGCTAGCTATCTCTAGTTGGTTAAGAGTAAGCAGTAAATGTCTTAGTTCTATTCAGATCACATTTACAGCTAGAAACAAAATACTGGGTTTAAGAAGAACCATCAAAATAAGCTGAATGTTTGGTATAATCGCTCATGCTGTAGTCTGAATCCACTCTAGGACAGCATCAGCTACATGCATGAATTTACATTCAGTTATGccatattattatatacaatatgtaGTACTGCTCAATCCTGATTGTGTTTTAAGGTAATATTATATTGCTTAAATGTTATCATTGTTGGATATTGTATTCCACACAGTAATTTGCATATTTAGGATTATCTTAAGGCACTAGGGTACTGTGTTAAGTATTTCGATTTGAAGACGATTCAGTGTTTCTTGTCACAGGTTGAAAAAGTGCCGTCCCCTGTAAGTGTTACTTCACTTTACATTGTTTCACACTCGCCTCACAACAAGTTGTGTAGTTGTGAAATGTATTTCTTGTTATGTTTGACACCAAAGCACGGTGGAGGTAGGTTTCAGAACACTGTGATGATGACCGTGGGTTTTTAAGATGTGGTAGCATTGATGAGGGATCAAAGCCATTGATTTGAAATCTTGCTAAACTAGGCGTAGTCAGACGATTTTAATGTTCAGTACATCTGGCAGCTCTTCTAACTGTAGCTCATGATTTTGGAGCACTGGAGAGGAACAGGACTAAAGCTTTCATTAACAGAAAAACATGACACTGCCTGCAGAAACTACAGCTAGAATAAGCTGTAGaataaactcaattaaaaaaataaacaagtgtGTTTTAATCAAAATAAACCACTGAATTTTTATCGTAGCTCAcaatggtatgaaaaagtttgggcacccctgatcatttctATGATTTAAATCATTGGaggtcagcaatttcagttaaatatatcatatatcaaatGAATACAGTGATATaagagaagtgaaatgaagtttataggatttacagaaagtgtgcaataattctttaaactaaattaagcaggtgcatacatttgggcaccc
This genomic interval from Astyanax mexicanus isolate ESR-SI-001 chromosome 1, AstMex3_surface, whole genome shotgun sequence contains the following:
- the ptchd4 gene encoding patched domain-containing protein 1; protein product: MLRQAIHRGLKASFYWLGLFVSRHPVFFLTVPAVLTVVFGCAALSRFQPETELEALVAPAHSLAKIERSLANSLFPIERSKHKLYSDLHTPGRYGRLILLAKAGGGNILELAEQVLHVHRQVLELRVSHKGFNYTFAHLCVLRHRDRRCVLDDILAVFEDIRAAVLANTTLAKVPVSYPNTTLKDGRVAFIGHQLGSVVLAPHSRDQQVKSARAIQITYYLRNLRPMVQDAIAEKWENEFCKLAHRLATASQDLYIQSLTSFSLWRDFHKTGVLAKSEVLVSLVLVLLAATISSSMRDCLRGKPFLGLLGVLTICIANVTAAGIFFISDGKFNSTLLGIPFFAMGHGTKGVFELLAGWRRTRENLPFKERVADAFADVMVCYTMTSSLYIITFGMGASPFTNIESVKVFCQSMCVAILVNYFYVFSFYGSCLVFAGQLEQNRYHSVFCCKIPSVEYLDRQPTWFKTMMSDGHDLSTHHDSVPYQNHFIQHFLREHYTEWITNTYVKPFVVILYLIYASFSFMGCLQISDGYNIVNLLASNSPSVSFALTQQKLFSNYSPVIGFYIYEPIEYWNSTVQEHLKTLGQGFNKISWIDNYFNYLKVANVSASTKSDFINILKNSFLKSPEYQHFTEDIIFSKNGDEYDIIASRMYLVARTTEKTREEVVELLERLRPLSLINSIKFIVFNPTFVFMDRYSSSVVSPILTSGFSVLTVLILTFFLVINPLGNFWLILTVTSVELGVLGLMTLWNVDMDSISILCLIYTLNFAMDHCAPHLFTFVLATEHTRTQCIKISLEEHGAAILQNTSCFVIGIMPLLFVPSNLTYTLFKCSLLTTGCTVLHCFVILPVFLTFFPPSKKRHKKKKRAKRKEREREREREREEIECIEVRENPDHVTSV